The genomic interval ttcctacccacactaccaagcgttcaattctaacacatgcttaaaaaaggtaacttgaaccttaaaacaACCAACTCCCTACCTTATTCTTGCACGTAAAACTCTCACCGCTGACCACATCTTTGAACTCAACCTCGTGAGCGGATATGTAGATTCATTGCAAGCAATATCGCTTACCTGATTTGAAATTGCACTCACGATCCCGAGTTTGTGCCGAGCGGACCTTTGCAATTTCAGTTACAACTTTGAACCGAAAAAATACCATTAGAAAGGTCAGGTTTTAATTTGGGTTACCAACACTGTCAGCCTGACTACTACTTAGAAGCCGATGCTGTCTCGACCTTCATTTGGCCAGCTGGAGTGGAATCCGCCAGACAAGAATTAAGCGAATACCTGTATTTATCGAATGTAGGGAgcaaataatggaaaaaatagCACTTAGCTATTCTACTGGTTTCCAACGACGCACCGATTCAGCCTATAGGTATAGGTATATATATACAGATGGCTATTACTTAAAACTCGATATCACCTTTGGGGCACGGGAAAACTTCGGACCGATGATAAAACGgattttcattttcttccttttttaaatatatgtagGTATTACTAACACTCGACCCAGTAAACCTCGCGAAGTATGCaaacaaattaattaaaaataatgttttaatcCTAATGATATCCTGACGTTTGCTTGAGCGCTTAACATTTGGGCTATTGAtgtgattatttattgataattAATTATATTTTTCAGGTTTTCTGTGCTCTGTTCTCACTGTTGATCACTTGTTTGATGTTATTTCTGGATATATCACATATTGCATTAATGTTTCCCTTCAACTGGGGAAAATTGGTAAGTGCTCGTGGAAGGTTTTGAAGCTTGCGACAATaaccacatttttttctcgacaGAATGCATGGATGTACCTGACAATCGGTTTATTATTTCTTGTTGGCTCGTCGCTACTAATCCACATGGTGTTTTTTGCTGAAGAATTCATGTGGGTGCCAAAGCACACCAAAGACACACTGTTCATATCAGCGGTAAGCAAGTGTTTAGTACCTATTGTGGTTGAAAGTTGTAATGGATAAATTAAACCATTTCAGATACTTGGTTATGTTTGCTCCATCGAAGCAGCGATCATAGCGGCACTAACAAGATGTCCCTCCCAGTACCGACATGTGATCGATGACTACAGCGACATGTGCTTGGAAGAGCGCGAACTGAGCCCAATTTGTAGTCACGAGCTAACTAATAACGTAAACAACGTTACGACCGACATCAATAACGCAACTAATGCTAGCGCGATCGAGCTATCAAATCACCGAAATTACAACAACAAAATCGAAGCAGGTGATAGTACGGTACCAACGTGTAATCAGAAACCTTATATACCAGGTGAGTTTGACTGTTCGTTCCCGCACCACCGCACATTACCTATAGATACTGACGTAGATATTCTTATTTTCAGTGAAACGTCCCGACCAATCATATAATCAACGTCCTACCTTAGGTAATATGCAGAAATCGAATCACCGTAACCGCCAGGGTTATCACTACCAACCAATCGCCTCAACTTCGCGGCAAAGTCCCACATTCGTCCTGGACGACGAGGCCATCCCGGGACCCTCGAACCGGTCACTCGACTACTCAAGTGCGTGATAATGGCGGTGCTGGTTCACAGTtatgtttttgatttttctcGTACCGAAAAATAGAACAAAACATTCATCAAAACTAACCTAGCTGTATGCGATTTGTGCATAGTGTAGCAGGGAagttcaaaaattttacaaaacttGATACATTTTGTTGAAACGGGTCACATTTGTTGAAGTCTTCTAAAGAACGACAAACGACACGAAACACCATACCGCGTATGTCCTCGCGTAGGTTTAATTTAGTTCAATTTTCACATTAATTTCCGTTAGGGAGTACAACCCAGAAATGTTCGGAAAACTGAACGGCAGCAAACCGTAGTGTGTAAATAGCGAGCGAGAAAATATATATTAAACCAATCAAGTCCCTTTTGTATATACGAAAAATTTCCACTAGAAGCAGTTCGCCGAGAACAAACCGAAATCGGTATCGTGGTTGAGGTAGGAGAAAGAAACAATAAAAAgtataaattatattaatttagCAACCAAAAGATTTCGTAAAGTAATAAATTGATCAAGCAAAAGTAATAAGGGTAAGCAACAGTGTAACAAGTTTTGGATAACCAGTTATTTCGAGCAAATTAAAATGTGAAGAAACACATAGAAACAGTATAATTTCGTATGGCATTTTGTATTGCGCAAACAGACTAG from Topomyia yanbarensis strain Yona2022 unplaced genomic scaffold, ASM3024719v1 HiC_scaffold_22, whole genome shotgun sequence carries:
- the LOC131694981 gene encoding uncharacterized protein LOC131694981 gives rise to the protein MQPPQRYIPSVSDLYGTDEIEFLLDEIRDLEPACCQLEDIQDFEIAGSRAGELSISLESPLGTCTSWDSHAHYRQRIGNTPLPWGVALHCDASHLTSPTGIVRILLVISSAACLACECSAGTVQVGLFLLPLIGRLRLMVFCALFSLLITCLMLFLDISHIALMFPFNWGKLNAWMYLTIGLLFLVGSSLLIHMVFFAEEFMWVPKHTKDTLFISAILGYVCSIEAAIIAALTRCPSQYRHVIDDYSDMCLEERELSPICSHELTNNVNNVTTDINNATNASAIELSNHRNYNNKIEAGDSTVPTCNQKPYIPVKRPDQSYNQRPTLGNMQKSNHRNRQGYHYQPIASTSRQSPTFVLDDEAIPGPSNRSLDYSSA